The genomic interval CTAGTAGAGCCTAAGGGGAAAATCACAGATATAATTTATGGTGGGGaggatgggaaggaagaaaaacctcAAACAACTAGTCTTGGGTTTTAATGTCTAGTAGTAACTGCAAATATACATGGAAAAAAGCCTCCCTCAGTCTCACCCTCTTGTTGCTACAGCCACCCCCATCGATGCTATTACtagttcagccatgtcttcacaCCCCATAAAGCCAGCGATACCCCAGATATTCACGCGCACAATTTCTTCTTGATGTATTCCAGCCTCTGCTACTGTGTACACGTACTGCAGGCAATGGTCTGCTGAAGGGCCACATGGTTTTTTGTGGTTTTGTAGCTGAAAGCTTTTCACCTGAAGGGGCTGTGCTTCCACCCCTCATACCTCTGGGAGTGCAGGGGATGGTCTGGCACAGCTAGTGCACCAGATCCCCAGACCTCAGGAAAAGATGGACTGGCAGGCACATCTCCAGCCCCTCACTGCATTCCCTGTGAATGCTCTCACCCCTAGCCTTCCTACCCACGCAGCAATCCTGTTGCCACTGACCAGCCTCCTCTGCTCAGCTCCATATGGCCTTTTTGGCTCTTGGAATAGCTCCTCTTTACAGGAGCAGCCTTTGTCTTCAGCTGGAAGTCTAGAAGGGAGAGCAGGactgcagccagcagcctcccTTCCCACAGGACTGTGGCAGTTTTACGAATGAGGACACACCTGGGAACAAAGCTGTGACTTGCTTGCAGACACCAGCAGCCAAAACGAGCTGAGGCCTCAGTGCTTGCCTTGCCTAACTTGCTGAACACTTTGTGTGCTTCCTCTTGCAGAGTGCTGCTGGGTTTAATGAAATGGCAGCTCCAGCCTCCTCATATGAGAAGACAAGACCAGTGGAGGCAGGTGAGATGCTTGGGTACCAGCCTCGGGCTGGGTAGGAAATTATACCTCCCACGTCCCCAGCTATAGGGAGGATGGAGAAGGTGACTGGAGGCTGGAGAAGGTGGTTGTACTGCAGGTTTGACTGGGAGAGGCACAGGTCTGGGTTTGCCCTGGACATGTTGGGGGGATGGATGTGAGACATTGGGGAGGCTTGGTCAGCTCTCTTCTCCACAGCATCTTCCAGTGGCACCAGCAGCCTGCGGTCACGGTTTGAAAACATGGCTAAGTTGGCagatgaggagagcaggaggctggTGGAAGAGGAGCAGATGAGGCGGCAGGCTCGAGAGCGTCAGGTGGTTCGGCGGCAGGTGAGCCAAAGGCATCTTCCCATGCACCCCCAAGACTTGCGAAGCAGACCTTTTCTGAGGGCCACACATGTCCGTCTTCTTCTATCCAGTCCGTTTCTGGTGACCTCTTGCCTAAATTGCCTCCCCGTACCTGCCAGTGACCAGCCTTGAACTCTCCAGTTGTCACTAGATTTTTGCCTCTTTGGGCATGCAGACCAGGACCTGTCCGTATCTAACCACGACCCTCTGTGGTTTAGCCTAGACTCCTCCTCGTCTTTAGTGCTTGGTAAACACATGGCAAACACAATATCCCTAGTATCCCTATTCCAGCAGTCTGCATTCAGGGTTTTCCAAACTGGAGGTAGTATCCAAACCCTCAGGTTTACAAGACCTCCTTCTACTTTGTGATGTTGCTGCGTTTGACGTGCGGATAGGGTTTCTCCAGTAAAGTACTCCCCATACGTTCCCTTCTTGAGGCTACTTCCTGCAGACCACATAGCAGTTACAGTCTTGTTAGTGTCCAGTCCCTAGGGCAGGTCTGTGGGAGCTAGAATAGGTTTCAGCAGGAAGAGATGTCAACCTGTCTCAGAATCGCCCTATCCGGAATGGGAATGGACATTGCTTTGGGTGTTGTTCAATGGAATTGAAGGGCTCTTGATGACTTTTCTCCAGCAGGAAATCCAACAGAGAGAAGACAAGGACCACACAGAGGCAGCCCCTGCCACCGTTCCAGCAAGGGTCCCCGGGAGAGCTGACAGAGATAGGCCTGTGTCACAGGGAGAGCAGGTGCCGAGGCAGGCTGGGTTGACCGGGAAGGGGAGCAGGCAGAAGGGATTGGattgccctggggaggggggccgTGCTTCACAGGGCAGCTGCATGGTCAGGAACAGGGCACAGCCACAGCGTGGGAGGAGGTTGGGAAGGAATGGGGTGGAGATGGGACCCAGCTGCCCAGCACCTTATGTTATGCAGATGGGCTCTTGGAGGGGGTCGGTACAGTGGTGGTACAGTGAACTGTAGCTAAGTATGTGTACTTTAGCTGTAGCTAGACATGAGTGATGAGTAGCAGCCATGGTGCACATACGCTGTACTAGTAGAGACATCAAGAGTGTAGAGGTTTTGTCATCTATTGAATTTGGCAGGAGTTTTAAATGTCACCACTGTTTACATATTAGTTGCATAGAAACCCCTCTGGGCTTCTAGTTTTCTAGTTTCAGGAACTCCTAGCTTTTGAGCtagtctggttttgtttgttaggagagagcagtggaagtACCAGTGAGCTGAGAAGGTGGAGACATGAGGGATGAGGGTCGTCTTTCCCCCTATGGTTGCACGGCACTCCTAGGTGCCAGTTCAGCCCAGAACTTGTGGCTGACCTGTTCCTCCATCATGCAGAGAATGATGCTCCATTTGTTTCATGGTAGCACTAAAGACATCTGCAGGGAAGCAGATTGCCCCTTGCATTGGGCCTTGGGAGAGCTGCCTGCAGTGGATGCGTTGTGGGTGATTTTCCTGTCACTTTCTCACTTCACAGAAGGAGACGGAAGCAGAGGATGAGGAAATGCCACCCACGTTGCCACCAAGGCCAGCAGATCTGGGTGAGGAGCCGTGCAAGTCCCCCAGCCAGGATCAGCCCATCTACAGTGTGAGTTTGGATGGTGGGGACTATGAGGAGCTGCCAGAGTCCTCTGACTACTGTGACAGTACCAGCGTGGCTGCTGACTACGAGGAGCTGCCAGAGCCCTTGGGAAAGCCAGCTGCCATCTATGACCACGGAGAGGATGGAGGCGAGGACTATGAGGAGATCCTCCCTGAGGagcccagccagagccagccctgCTTGGGTGAGTACTGAGGGAAGAGCTTGTGTCTTGGGGAGCTTGTTATCTGTGTGCTCTGCACCAGCTGTAtgggacaggctgcagagggatTTTGTATCCTGAAGTCTGCCACTGTCAAGGCAGCAGGCCATGCTGATGGGGTCTCGTTCCTCTACTACCCCCTTGCCCTGCTCTGGTGCGACGCCAGATGCCAGCTATCTCTACTGGAGTGGGACTCGGGCAGTCAGACAGGAGGGCTGTCACGCACTCTGAGAAGCCGCACTTggactgctgctgttttccttggTGCAATGTTTCCTGAGAAGGAACTGCCAGGCCTGTGCTGGGGTCTGGACGTGCCCCGTTGATTCAGCCTGTTGCTCAAAGCACTGGTGTGAGACCTGGTCTGGCAGTGTCCCCTGGGATGAGAGAGGTGCAGGAATTGGGGCAGGCGTCCTCCAGGCTGTGAACAAACTGCACAGGCTGCTGTTGAGGTTTCCATCACATCCTCACTGGTACTGGGGGTGACAAAGGAGGAGGCTGGCGTTAAGTCCAGCCTTTTTCTTGTGAGAAGGAACACGAAGTATCAGGGCAGCCTGtcccaccctccctccctgaaGAAGTGGAGACAAGTCACACCTTGCTTTGGGCCGTGATACACATGTCCCTGCTGACAGGATTTAGATGCAGTCCACCCTGAGACTGACAACTGGCAGGAGGGTAGCAAGGACTAGATATGTGTGATTGCTGCCGGCCTCTTTCTCACCTGCCTGTCCCGTCTTCTGCAGGGAAAATGGACAACGTTTATGAGGTGGAGAGTCCTGGGACCTGTGCAGTGGCCCTCTACGATTACCAAGGAGGTGAGTCTGTCATGCAGGGTGTCGGAAAGGCAGTCAGCCTGCCGAGAGGGGCACTGAGAGCTGGCCTGGGGAGCAGGAGAGACAGTGACACTATCAGTGATGGATTTCAACTTGGTTGTTTAAACCAAGGTTGTTATTCTTGGAAGGCAGAATGAGACATAGCTTGGGAACACAGAAGTTTCATCTTTCATCTGTGAAGTCTTAATCCTTCCTCTGCTGTATCTGTGCTGGTGTCAGGGAGAGGGGTTGGATGAGATGAACTTTGAGTCCTGTCAGCCTGCCTGTTCCTATCAGCCTGTATTCCCCTCCTGTGGAGggcgggggtgtgtgtgggtgggtgtgtgtgtgtgtgtgtgcaaaaccAGCTCTCTCAGGGGTTATTCTTGCCCTTTCTCTTGCTTATGTATCTTTGGATTGTGACTATTTTTCTGATCAATTTTGCAGATGGAGATGATGAGATTTCTTTTGATCCCGATGACACAATCACACACATTGAAATGGTAGATGAAGGCTGGTGGCGGGGACAGTGCCGGGGCAAAATAGGCCTCTTTCCAGCAAATTATGTGAAGCTTCTGCAATGAGACCAGCATTGCCTGAGTGGCCTTCTTTCAAacttctgcttctctctgcttcagcCTTTTACATGTTATTAGCTTAATTTGGCTCAACCTGGTATGTCTACATGGGAGAAGTACAATGAGCAAACTGGCAGTGTTTGAGGGAACGTTTTGGCTTGTGCCCCAGATGGGTTCTGGTTCCCATCCAGTCCCAGATGGGGAAGATGGGATGGTTTGAAGAGCCATGGGTGAGCCATGGGTATCTTCATGGGTGAGATATATGACATTTTTCCTCTCTAGACTATTCCAGTTTTTCTATTTCCACATGCCAACCAGCAGAATTGCAGGGGAAGCATGTTCATTCCTGTTTGCAACAGGGCAATTCACAGACTAGAAACACCAGCTCTAATCTAGTCGAAGCAAAAGGGACATGAATATGGGACCTTTTCCTTTAAAGCTGTCATTTGTCACCTGCATCTGAGAACTCCTCTTTGCTTTTGGGGCTCAGTCCAGAAGTTACAGCTATAGAATAAGAGATGCTGTCCCAGACCTTGGCCCTGGGTCCTCTTACCCAGGGGCCAAGGGAAAAGAGCAATGTGAAGGCTGAACTCACTTTTGATTCTAAGAAGGATTTCCACATGCAGGATAAACCATGGTTGTAGTGTGGGGTAGAGAAACATGAGCCTTGCCTATCTGGGCAGATTTCAGGGCTGGGACCTGGTAACAtttcaccctcacagtaaactTTGCTAAGTTTTCCTGCATGCAGACACAAGCTTGGCTATATTGAGCTGTCCCGTAAAAAGGAGAGGTGTGTACTGGCTCCCTGAAAATAAAGGACGATCTTGCTACGGTAGCAGATGACTTGTTTGGTTTTCCTCTGTATGCTGAGAACATTGTTGGGGGGGAAGTGTCATTTCTGGGGTGAACTTCAAAAAAGGGAGGGCAGGGTGCAAATTTATTTTCTGAGAGAAACGGTCCTGGAAGATAAAAATGTCAAAAGGCTTTACTTAACAAAGAGTATGTTAAAAGCCATCCAAGTCCCGTCCAGGGATCCCATCATAGAGGAATATTGTGCTAGTGAAATCCTTTCAATCTAGCAAATGAACCTGAGCAACTACCACTGGATACAGGCAATAGAATATTTTCAAGAGAGCTCCATTATTGCTATTAACTGCTCTGACAAATAGTACAAATAAGCATACATGGGCAGATGGGGCAGGAAGAGCAGTCCCAAAGCTTGTCTTTAGCCAAAGGGCTCCAGTATGCCCTCCAGGCAGCGCTAAAGGCAGGCTCCTCCACTCAGTATGTGATGCATGCGCCTTTTTACTTCTAATGTTTAAAGCCTTCAGTGGAAATCCCATGCAAACTGAAGCACTCCCCTAAACCAGTAGATCCCAGGCCACATGCCCGACCTCCCACTGCAGGAGTTAGTTGTTTTTATTCAGGGATAACGATACCATCACAAGAGGAATAAACGAATTACATGCTGAGTTAGCAATAATGAGTAGCAGCGCAGCATGTGAGACGCTGCAGGAGCACATCCCAGCACAATGCCAGTTGCCAATGGCAGGGCTGCAGAGGGCCCCGCTCTAGTGCCTTTTCCTTTCACTGGTCAGTGCTGTGACAGGGTTGTTCTGGACCATCGTGCACCTGGCAAAGCAAAGCTCACATGCGCTCCTGGAGGATAGCACGCCATCAGTTCTCAGTGTTGGAGACCGAGAAAAATCTCTCCATGTTCTATGGCTGTAAGATCATGGTAAAGCTGCATTCTGGTTCAAGTAAGAACTTACCATTTTTAACATGAATTttctggaggatttttttcttgcaataacTTTCCCAGTATCTTCTCATGCAGTTCACCCTTTATTTTCTGGCTTTCATCCCCTGGAGGCTCTCCAGAATGGGCCTTAttggagtggggggggggagggggaggagggcctcTGCTTTGTGTCCTAATGAGATTCTGAAGAAAAGGCATTTCCATCAATTTTTACAATCAAAAAAGGGTATGTGAAAAGTAGAGCTGGGTGAGGGGTCTACAACCTGTTTGAGTAGATGTAACAGGCCAGCCCAACACAGGGATTacagaaatgttttggtttttttcccccccctcctcctgagGAATAAAATTGCTCTGTGCTGTGCATTAAGGCGAGCTGGTAAGCTACTCCCAACAAGCAGTACACCTCATAGCCCCATCGTTCGCCTCTGCTCGAGGTCTCTTTGGGAACAGGCTGGCTTTCACTGGGTACCCCTTGGGAAGTGAGCTGTGTTTGAGCACGTGTGGGCCCCTTCCGGCCAGCCTGCCCCTCTGCAGCCTAGCCATGGTTTCTACTGCAGAAATGTATGCATGGCCTGTGCCAGCTTTCCTCCCCATGTGGACCCTTGTGCTGATGGCTGGCACGAACCTGGCTTCCATCATGATGTTGTCTGTTGGCCTTTGTGTGCCTACTGCCTGCAGGCTCAGCCAGCCGTGGTATTGCCACACCACCCATGCAGAAATTTGAACAGCGACCCTGTTGCAAAGCCCTTGCATGTGgcttccccctcccgccccccccaaagGAAGAGGTTGAGCCAAGATAGTGGCATTGGTAGAGGGGTAGCTGCTCCACATGACCAGCCAGCCCTCTGTGCCGCTAGCATCCACAGCCACACTGCTCAGAGCGACTGCATTTCCAATTTATGTAGCTATATAGCAAAGCAAGCATTTCTGATGAGAAGCTAAGCAATGCCAGCTCACAGCTGGCATTATGCTTATAACTTGCTGTTTGACTGAAGTGCTGAGAATAACATGGTGGGTGGTCTGCTTACATTGCCAGCTGTCATGCTAATGTACAAAATACTACAGAGCTTTTGTGGCAGTCTGGAGAAGCCTAGCAGAATCAGTACCAAAGGCTCTGTGGAAAGAGCCTGGACCAACAGCACCTGTGCTAAAGCCGGATTTTTGCACTCTGAGCCATTGCCTCTTACCCCATGCAGGGCCTAGCTCAGTGCTATAGGCAGCATCAAAGCAGAGCTCATAGTCTTGCTTGAGGTTAAAACATATCTGCTGCCATGTGAAATTTCTTTTTGCAGTATGCCTGATGTCATGTTGTAGCGCTCCATGTCCAAATAGCTCTTCCAGACATACCACAAACATCAGTGTGCAAGTTACAGAGATGGTGaactttttaaatattgaaagtgTTCAAAATGTGTCTGAATACCCATTCTGGAAAGGGGGCAGAGGCCAAGGCAGATGGTGCTGCTGCCAGCTGTTGTCTTTCTCTGGCAAGGAGTTCCCTCCGTCTCTCCACGCTGTAGCAACTCTAGGGGTTCAGCTACTCAGCCCCTGGTAGTGGTGTGGCAGCAGCAAGACCTGTGCTGAGCTCAGCATGTGATATGCACAAAATAAAGACATAATCCTAGGACTGTAAGCTTATTCTCAGCTTGATTTTGCCACCAGTGCTGTGGCGCAGGCTGGATAAGTGTTAGCATTCGCTCCCTGAACAGAGGGCTCtgaatccttttcttctttcccagattTATGACAGCCGTGTGATGTTACGCTGTTTCCACACCACTGGAGCCAACACCTTGT from Struthio camelus isolate bStrCam1 chromosome 1, bStrCam1.hap1, whole genome shotgun sequence carries:
- the LOC104153848 gene encoding hematopoietic lineage cell-specific protein isoform X2, whose protein sequence is MWKAVVGHNVSVKVESQGDDWDTDPDFVNDISEKEQRWGAKTIEGSGRAEHIDIHQLRNKVSEEHEVIKKKELETGPKASYGYGGKFGTEQDRMDKCAVGHEYVADVGKHSSQTDAAQGFGGKYGVQRDRADKSALGFEYKGEVEKHSSQKDYSKGFGGRYGVERDKVDKAAVGFDYKSQAEKHDSQKDYSVGFGGKFGVQRDRQDKSALGWEHQEDVQPHASQTDYAKGFGGRYGVQKDRVDKSAAGFNEMAAPASSYEKTRPVEAASSSGTSSLRSRFENMAKLADEESRRLVEEEQMRRQARERQVVRRQEIQQREDKDHTEAAPATVPARVPGRADRDRPVSQGEQKETEAEDEEMPPTLPPRPADLGEEPCKSPSQDQPIYSVSLDGGDYEELPESSDYCDSTSVAADYEELPEPLGKPAAIYDHGEDGGEDYEEILPEEPSQSQPCLGKMDNVYEVESPGTCAVALYDYQGDGDDEISFDPDDTITHIEMVDEGWWRGQCRGKIGLFPANYVKLLQ
- the LOC104153848 gene encoding hematopoietic lineage cell-specific protein isoform X1, encoding MWKAVVGHNVSVKVESQGDDWDTDPDFVNDISEKEQRWGAKTIEGSGRAEHIDIHQLRNKVSEEHEVIKKKELETGPKASYGYGGKFGTEQDRMDKCAVGHEYVADVGKHSSQTDAAQGFGGKYGVQRDRADKSALGFEYKGEVEKHSSQKDYSKGFGGRYGVERDKVDKAAVGFDYKSQAEKHDSQKDYSVGFGGKFGVQRDRQDKSALGWEHQEDVQPHASQTDYAKGFGGRYGVQKDRVDKSAAGFNEMAAPASSYEKTRPVEAASSSGTSSLRSRFENMAKLADEESRRLVEEEQMRRQARERQVVRRQQEIQQREDKDHTEAAPATVPARVPGRADRDRPVSQGEQKETEAEDEEMPPTLPPRPADLGEEPCKSPSQDQPIYSVSLDGGDYEELPESSDYCDSTSVAADYEELPEPLGKPAAIYDHGEDGGEDYEEILPEEPSQSQPCLGKMDNVYEVESPGTCAVALYDYQGDGDDEISFDPDDTITHIEMVDEGWWRGQCRGKIGLFPANYVKLLQ